GGTTCATAAATTTGTACAACCTCAGAATATCCAGTGTTTCGTTGTGTCCTTGCaattattcttttcatttttttggtaATACACGCAGTGATATTCAGAATTCAAAGAGAATGATTAAGTAAACAATAAGCTCATGTTCATCCATAAAGTATTTACACATATAGGTAAGTTACATCTACCTGGTAGTTCTACATACCGTCTTTTctataatatgaataataagtACTTGCGATGACTGagccaaaaagaaaaatgaaaatgcagtagTTTGCTGTAATCTCCCTAGATTTTTCAGTCTGATTTCCCCTATGTTTTAATTTTTGAATGATCATATGGAGCATTAAAGAATATTGTATATGATCTAAATACAAATTCTGCTCCCATTTCATTCAATTTTCCTTATTTTCAATGATTTTAGTGTTTTCAATGACCAGGTCATTGATATTTCTTTGTAATCAGTGCAGACAAAGTGACAAAACAGTCTCAAAGAATTCACTTTCACTTGAGTGGTATAACTGGTCTTGTTAAATACGGAGCTACATTTCTGTATATTGCTCCGCCTCTTTCATTCTTCAGCTACACTCTCATCCCTCCAtttgctctgtttctctttccaccTGGTCCCGTTCATCATCTGCTGTTTAGCTCATGATATTAAAAGCCACTTGTGTGAATTGTGACAAAGTGGATTTCAAATCAAACTTTGCAAAATAACAGCACAGTGTGAGATGAATTAATTGTGGCAAATGACATGGTCGTCTCCTCCACCTGATTTTATAGTGGCTCAGTTCTTTCCCTCTTTTAGCTCATCATCTCTTCTTAGGAGCTCAATAAATGCATCATTTCATCCTGAGAAGCACCTGAGGAGCCAGCATGGAGCAGATCTTGGCGAACAGGATGTGACCCGACAGAGCGAACAGGATGTGTGATCTGAACGTGGAAAACCACATCATCCACTCGAAATCGGCTGTATCCTGCAGAGTGGTGAATGACAGAAATGTTCAAGtttgaaacagaacaaaaatgtaaaaaataaattaagaaatctgcctcatttaaaatgtgaatggTCTCTCACCATTTTCCTCCCAAAATAGTACCATCCTGGTTTCACGCTGGTTTtgaatgacttcctgtttgcGTTGGCTGGAATACGAAAAAGACAAGAGGAATTTATTGTAGATCTAATGAATGATATTTGACTGGAAACTATATTGTGCTGAGTGGCTGAAACCatccaggcacacacacatttacattttctgtcactgGACTTTAAGAATCGTCTTGTCCTTGAGTCCATGTGTTGTTACAGTGACAGTGAGACATAatatgcagcagcaacacaggaCCTATTTTCTTCCTCTGGTCTGTGTGTATTAATACTGACACTCGATCTCTGTGTGGTCTGCATAGCTCTTCACTCAcacagtgacagacacagcCCCTGTACTGTTTGCACACTGCGTattgtgctgtctgtgtgtacaaCAGGAGGCTTGAGCTCTAACTAAACAAGTTAAACTAATGCTCCTTGTTTTTTCGATGTGTTGTAGATCTGTGGCTCTCGTCTACATTTGGAGCGATGAGGATTACTACCTAGATAacatacggatgtgggccacttcaggcaatgatgggGCAGCTCTGGTCTCCTTGTGGCCCAGACAAAATCTGAGCCTCCAGTGGCCCACTAATGAAATAACAAATGTGGCCCAAACATGCCAAAACAAATGAGGGGCGTCTAATAGCAAACACAAGTCAGGTGTAATCTGCATGTtaaacctaaagtggcccatgtggtaaatggtgaatatggcctAAATAATTTGCTATGACTTATTTAAAGCTCatatctggcaaacaggagcaaGTGCCATGATTCCACGTGGTATGTGGGCCGGATGTGGGCCCAGTTATGATGTTATCCTGACACAATCAGGACGGTACTTAATATAAGAAAAAATTGACAAAAGTTTGTGAAAAATTTGAAAAtgcctgtttcttttcattgatAACATAACAAATAATTTACTAcgtagactgtatgtaaaggtGGATGACAGCtcccacaaaagtgaagccaaagcatctccacCGCCCTCCGGAGACCGGCTGCATAACAAACAGGTTATACAGCAAATGgtggttttagtttttgctgCTTTTGGTGTCGGCCGAGACAGTTTCTTTAACTTTTCTGCTCAAAATCATCTAAAAGAgaaatattaatgtttattGGACTGCATTGTTTACCTGGCGCATGTGTTGTTCTGTTTGACAAGTGGTTTGACTCAGAGACAGACTAATCAGCTACACAAGAATGATGTGctagtgctgtgtgtgtgtgtgtgcctcctcGTACTCACAGCTGGACACCTCAAAGATCCAGCCGGCCGCCCAGAACATGGCCAGACACAGCACCGTGTTGTAGAAGTAGATCTCATATTTGGGAAGAGCAGATTTGATCCCCATGGTGACGGAGACACTACAAGAAGCTGTGAAGACTCCTGAACACAATGACAGCAACTACAGTCAACAATTAAAACAGGTTTTTACAGCTGAAATGACACTCCTCAGCTTGTCCCCacctgttcatgtttctcattcTTACACTTACAACATCAGGGGAGAGAGGGACCATTACGGTTACCATGGCGACCCATTATAAAGACCTGAACCTGCAGCTGTTTATTCCAGTTATTCCTCTGtgaaaaatcattttcatatattttcacATACTGTGAATCCcaataaggaaaaaaacaaaagattgcAATGTATGATAGAATAAATCatgtaattatttcattatttcacactcacatatcatatatatttagCAATTTTACTGACTGAAGGACTTAAATTTTGATGCAAACTACTCAACCACTGTGGCAGTCGACCGTGCCACGAGGCTCCcccacacagccagagacggttctgttgctttaaagcatactttatttacagaccacacacacacgtgaacaaacataaatgaacTAACTTAAAGGGTCTAGTTTTGCTGCTCAGTCCTTTCTGGGTTCGTGTCTCTGTGAGTCCGAAAGTGTCCTTCAGTCCCGTGGGTCTGAGTTCCTGAGTGTTTCCCAGTTCTGCCTtttcagctaacagctctcacctgtgctgattgatcctctgtggtgcaggtgaagctgctctcccagcccccctcccccctcacctccacaaccACATATCAAGAAGTTTAATCTGTTTAGTCACGAGTATAAACCCAGAAGAaacaacttcaaaataaagtatcAGAGATTCAAGTACTCTGTGGTAGGAAGTGTTAATGGCTATGATCATTCAGTCATTGGATCAAAAGTATTTTAGATAGAAAGCACATGCAAGTGCTTTACTATTAAACTGAAGTGTAATTGTAAACATGTTTCACTGACATATGACAACATGAAGTAATTATATTCATACACAATgcaatgtattattaatataatattctgAAATAAGCATTTCATGCATCACTATCTACAGTATAACTTTGATACTTTTTGCTGATGATGACGCAGAAGAATGGCTCCTTCCAATTTTCGATAATCACATGAGAAAAGCTGCATTTTCATGTTATAATTGCTTGAGCTGCTCCTCATTTTAATCACGTTTGACTTGTTTGATCTGCAACATTTCAGCACAACAAAGCTTTTATACGTAAAAACTTTATCTGCAAAGTAATGACCACAACTGGTAGATAAATGTTGCATCGTAAAATGTGACAACACAATTAAGTAGCATCAAATTTGAATTAACAAATACATAACATCAAAATTGCACTTAAATACTTCACTAGAGTAAATGCACTTTTTGGATGGCTTCACATTGATGCGTCTTCGGAACCAAAAGAAGTTTTATCTTATGTGTTAGAGACTCAGTTATAGACGTATATCAAGGAAAGAACAGTGGAGGGCAAATGGGCAAGTTTCCACTGATTAGGATTCAGAGCCGTGAAGACAAAGTACAGCTGCCTGCTATTTTTAACCAAACTACTTCTCTCCTGTGAGTTGATTCTGTTGCTTAAGTTCACGTTCAACGCTgacaaacaacaataaactgCTTTGTGATGCAGAAACTAAAGATTACTTTCATGTTTCTGTAGCACGGCAGCCAGAACTCACCGATATGAACTAAATTATGAGCCACATCAAAAGCCCTGTTCCCCCGGCACAATGTGTGGGTGAGATCCCTGCTGTTGAAATGCCACACGGTCATGCACTTCAAGCTTGTCCCCTGCAGCACCTGTTGTGATACTGACCTTGAACGCAGCAATCGCAAGCTCAGAAGAAGTCGCTGTGGAACGATATCTTTCTCAAATTTGTCTCAGAAGGTTAAAGCAACGTGTTCAACAAAACACGTAAGAAAATGTCAACTTTTACAGCTGCTGTGCATCCACAGGGCGCAGGCCAGGCTGCGGGTCCCTCTGACTCCCTGAGAGGGAGCTGCCACCGGTTAAAGGTGAAATGATGTATTTATACTTTGACCACTGACACAGAGGGGGTGGAACAGCACGACTGCTAAATCAGTGTAATAGATTATAAGCAAGACAACGTCATTACAGCACCAGGGTATCTGATCTGGGCCGGTTTAAGATATCCTACACCTCCTTAAATAATGCAGCAGCAGTCTATTGTGTGCAGAATGATTTATCATCCACCATATTCTGTATCACACTTTTACGTTTAAGTGTAATTGTTCTTGTTTGATAAAACTTAAAAAGACGCGTGTgattattcaacattttcaaatgacaagacctcctctctctttttcctctcgtTGCCATTTTCCATATTACTGACTGCCAGATCTGTTTTGGGAGGGTCTAAGCCTGTTGCGATTTTGAGCTGTAACCAAACATCCGTGATTCACATTCGACAGCTGCACAACGACACATCACAAAGTGCAAAGTGCAatgcatgggggggggggaaaccacAAAGAAAGCCTACATATGACTGTAAGGTTGCCCTGCGGTTGtctgcctccaccaaccagtggtTTCATTTCCTCCAGGTGTTTCTGACAAATTACATTCACAGTAACaggaggtcactgtgacctttgacctttaaccactgaaatctaatcagttaatttgtgagtctaagtgacaactggtcaaaatttgaacaAATTCCCATGTTatcatgacctttgaccaccaaattcgaATCGGCTCCCCcatgagtccaactgaacatttgcaCCACATTTTATGAAATTCTGtgaaggcattcttgagatattgttttgtgaggccactttGACATCTGACCAcccaaatcgaatcagttaatttgtgagtctaagtgaatatttgtgccaaaatgaaaaggattctctctctttttagaTAATGCGTTCAAGAAGCAAAAAGTGTTTTAGGCCACCCtgagcttgacctttgaccccccaaTTATTATCAGTCATCCCTGAGTCCgagtgaaagtttgtaccaaatctgaagaaattacCTCAAGGCATTAACGAGATATTGCTTTAACAAGTGAGGTCACTTTGGCTTTTGatcaccaaaatctaatcaggtcatcAGTGAGTCCAACATTACATTAGCACTAACTTTGAAGAAAATCCCTCAAGGCGTTTCTTAGATATCGTGTTCAAAACAACGGGACCGACTGTCAGACAACCAgagaacataaaaacaacaaggtGCAGGACTCAAAGATTAAAAGACAGATGTGGTTTATTTGGAAAAGCGGCCTGGTTACTCCTTCTTGCTGGTCTCCTGTCCTTCAAATAACGGATACTTGCTCTCCACCTCAGCCCAAGTCAAGGTGCCGAGGGCCAGATCTCGAACCATCCCTGGTAACTCAGACACCTGCGATGCATTTGAAtaaattagtaaaaaaaatagatacGTAACACCTATTTatacaattattaattaaaGTTTTTCGTGTTCTACCTCAGCCCGGATCTGCCTCATGCAGTCCCGGTCTCTCAGAGTGGCCGTGTGCGGCGTCTTGTTCACCGTGTCGAAGTCGATGGTGATGCCGAACGCCACGCCGATCTCGTCCGACCTGGCGTAGCGCCGCCCGATGGATCCAGAGGAGTCGTCCACCTTGTGAGTCAAGCCGAATTTGGTCATCGTCTCagctgaaaagagaaaagaggacgGTGATCGAAAGGAGTAAACAGAAGATGTAAAGAAATAGACATTTTGGAAATATGCTTATTTACTTTCCACCATCTCTGAAGCTCCCTTTAACAGATCCTATCTCGTTTGTTTGCAtgaagaaagcaaataaacacgCGGTTTCACTATGAAATCTTTAAACAAGGTAAATATAAAAGTTAGTATCATACTCACATAACTGGGAGACGAACGGCATGAACTCCTGGTTCTGGCTCAGAGGCAGGATGGAACATTTGTACGGAGCTACAGGAGCAGGGAAGCTGAAATACTGgacaagaaattaaaaaaaatcatcaatgaaatgaaacagtcGAAATCAATACAAGCGAATGATTCTAAGTTTGAGTCCTGTCTCACCGTCCTCTGGTCATCCCCCTGCCGGATATGGAACGAGTGCTCAAAGATGCAGTACATGATCCGACCGATGCCGAACGACGGCTCGATGACGTTGGGGACGATCTCCTCCACTGCAGGAAGAGACGGCATTTGTTTTAACGCCCACGACAAGAAAACTCAGTTGTACTCGACAGCTACACAATAAAAAGTTTGCGCAAATAAAGacatcatatttttttaattcctcatttttttcctcattaaattacgactttattcatgtgatatGACTTTACTGTCAATTAAGACTTCATTCTCCTAATATCACGGCCTCATTCTCAAAatttctaaaatatttttttttcaatatgtcCCTATAATATTCCGTCTTAGATGCCACCTCTTACCGTGCAGGGTTTTCTGGAACCTCTTCACACTGACCATGTCCTTGGTCAGTTTGAAGGTTTTGCCCTCGGTCTCAATCTTGAACTCCCTGTAGACACGAGCACAGCATTGccagatttgaaaaaaaaagacaaaatcctAACCACATTTCCTCTTCATTGTGCCCTGATGAGCTTTAGTTACCCAGAGTCAGTGAGAAGCTTCTCCTGATCAGTAATGTAGCATTCGTCACAGACGGCCAGGAAGTCCAGGACCAGCTTGGCGTCCTTCTTGAAGGCCATTCCTATGGCGCCTTTGATGGGCTCGAACTGGACCACATTGACCACTTTGTGTGGAGGAGTTAGGGAGTAAAACGGAGGTGTGTGATATTTATGTCATATCTAATACAACCAGTGCAATATTTCATCAGGTTTTGAAAGTTTGTCCTTTAATGTCTGTTATCATAACTAATTAATTCACTTTTATTGAACTTTCTGCGTCTTAAATTTGATTTGTGCTCATTCTCTAAGTCTCAAATTACTTTATTACTTAAGAGGGATTATTGTTGGTGTCGGTCAACACCTTTCACAAAAACAGcattttagcctaaatgttagcatttatgaatatgttttttttccagtgtaaGCCTAACACATGCTTAAACTATAATATACATAAATTGACAGAAATAATAGAAAAGTACATTCTTTATCTtatgtgtattattataaaacaattttctttctttattatttttgatgttAGAAATGTTTTGCAATGGGCctaatgaaatcaaataaactgACTAATGATGTGATTTAAAGTCAGGATGGCTAAACTGAGTCAACACAAGGATATGGGCTCTTTCAAAGGCTTCTCAGCCACCAGAGGCACTTTGGTGGCTCTGGTGTGACATGAGAGGTCGTAACAGGAGCGATCGGCACAGCCCACAATCTCAATCCAACcctgagagagcgagagacaaaaaaaacaaacacatcacgTATCagaattaaacatgtttgtggTCTTATAAGTGAGAGTAAAAAGGGAAAAGCTTTACGTAGGAGGTCAAGGACTCGGCGTCCCAGCAGTCGCAGGCGTAGTGAGCCATCTCGTTCTCCATGTGCTGACGGAAGCGCACTTTGTCTTTGGAGAGACCGACTTTGAGCAGATACAGGTAGATTCTTCCGATGAAGTATCCCAGCACTGAGTTGTTGATCACTCCCTGCAGCAGGCGCAGGAGATTTAAAGACGTCATtgagcgagagggagagggatcattatatataaaatatttgaatttaataTTAAATCTGATTGGGAGATCAGTTTTCTCCCAAGTTTTCTTTATTAGATTCATGTATCATATCACCTGTTAATTATGTCTATTCTATGCCAAATACTAGAGCTGCAAGATTCTGGGAATTACAGTTTATTTACTTACAATTATTTCCAATATAAACGTTATAGCATTCATTGACCtgctaaataaaatacaacaacaaaataacttttaataCACACTTAATCATTTGTCAAATGAAATGACCTCCTACCTGCTCCACAGCGTCCCCCAGCCTCATGACCCCTGCAGGCTGCCCGCTGGTCTGAGCCTTCGAGGAGAACAACAGAATCTCCAGGTCGGCCACGTTGGAGAACTTCGGGTGGATCTTCTCATTGGGGTCCACAAAGTGCTCGATCTCAGCCATGGTGAACTCTCTGTAAGAGGGAAAAATGTTATTCTAACCGTGCATTGGGAACTTGCAGGTGATCCCGTGTTGAGGAGCTGCAGTTTCTCGCTACCTGACACGGATGAGTCCAGAGCGAGGAGAGATTTCGTTCCTGAAGGAGTTTCCGATCTGGGCGGCACCGAAGGGCAGTTTCCCCTGGTTGAACTCCAGCAGACGCTTGAAGTTGAGGAACATTCCCTGAGCGGTTTCAGGCCTCAGATATCTGCACAGAAACAATCAGTGGACACAGCGTCAACACAGCAAAtcgcttcacacacacagatggggAGTTCAAGCTGCTCAGTACCCGGGCGTGTTGCCCCCCGGCCCAATGGACGTCTTGAACATCAGGTTGAAGGAGGTGGGAGGTGTGAGGTCATTTCCTGTGGACGGAGACTTGACGTAGTATTTCAAAAAGAGATCAGCCAACTCCTGCTGAGTGTAGTTGTCCAtctgaaacagcagcagtggtgcaTGAGATGCCTATTTCtccaccagcagagggcagtatTCACACCTTATTGAAGCACTCACCTGAGTGATCACATCCTCCATCTGGTTCGCCTCCTCCTGCGAGCACTTCTCATCAGACATCAGCTTTTTTAAGTGAGCTGCCAGGAAGAAAACACCTCGATTAGCTGCCGTCAATCGAGTATTAGCCTCGAAAGTAAAAAGTTTGCAGTTTGCGCTATCATCCAGAGCAATGTAAACGTTTGAACCACAGAACTCTTTAATTCCCAGGATAGCTTTCTGTGCAGCATCACGGTTTTCTTTCTAATCGGCACAAAaacctccatcaaggaggttatcttttcattttgtttgtctgttagcaggattacggtGGATTTTAGtgaatctggatcagggggcagatccaggttGAAGGTGAGATCAATGCTggtactgatatttatgagtgtgtgcaatttagtacagatccaaataaaaataaggatctattgaatttaaatgtggtttcatgaggggactattgggccttgtCGGAGTCATAAATGAGTCTCAGTGTGAAAGCCCAGCATCAGCACTTTCATTTGGGTTTCTCTGCTTGGAACATATATAATCTTCTGTAACTATAATTACAAAATACTTTGCATTCATGGATGAATAGTCAGACTCCGCCCACATCCCTGACTTGACCTGCAGCCACCCTGGGGACATAACCCAGTAAGACAAGTAAAAACCTGTCCTGTCAGATGAGCTTGCACGTTCTTTTCAAACTGGATATGCAGGGAAGCAGTCAGAAGGGTGGAGAATGACACCAAAATCAGTCAGgtggattattttattatattctcACAGACTGAAGTTATTCTAATCTAGATGAACATAATTTGAACGATAGCAGCTCAGGTAGTAattatctgctgtgtgtttggttttcaggtCACCAGGTCGACATTCTTTTGAGGAATAAAATGTGACACCTTCTGTGCAACGCAAACAAACAATGGACCATGCGGGGCTCATTTCAAATGATGTAATGACGTGAGGAGTGAGTCACCTTTGAGGAGGTGATCAGCTCGGTAGCATTCTCCGGTCTTGGCGTCTTTCACCATGTAGTCAGCAAATTTATCCACGTGCCCTGACGTCCTGAAAAGACGAAGCAGGTTTTAACACAGATCTGCAGAGCTGAGATTTCAATTGGAAATTTCCTCAGGCTAGAGTGGTCGGAGCGTGAGTGCACGTACTTGAGGACGGGCTCAGGGGTCAGCATGGTGCAGTCGATCTCCAGGATCTGCTCCTCCTGGATGAAGTGCTGCCTCCACGCCTGCAGGATGTTGTTCTTCAGGGCACAGCCCACAGGGCCGAAGTCATACAGGCCACTCACACCTAAGAAGAAAGTCAAACTTTCACTTTCAACATAGGTCAAACTGATAGattttgcttttactttgttttgtaaCAATTAGTTTTACCTCCATATATGGCAAAAGCCTGATCGTAGAAGAACCTCCTCTTTAGGGTGTCCTCCATTTTCACCCTGTCGACCACATCTTCTTTGGGTTGCAGAGCGAGCTCCTACAAGTGAGGACAAATCAgcgcattaaaaaaaatcacagaagCAAATATCCCACAGTGCAAActgaacgtgaaatcaaaaGGAAACGATAAAGCAGCAGTTGAGAGgtggacctttgcttcaagatTCTTCTTCCGGGCTTTCAGCTCTGCCACGGCTTTGTTCACCTCCTGCTCTGAGGCGCCCTTCACCTTCAACTGATGCACAAGGTCACCCTGCAGGAAAACACCACGTTATacctcctcttcacacacagactcctcATATAACCTTTTGTTCCCTCTCATACATATGTTCAACTCTCTTCGGCACTACAGCTGCAGTAGATTATGAGGAGTAGACACGTGGTAAATGATATATTATAGTGGTGGATATGATCAGTTTGGGGCCTGT
This portion of the Hippoglossus stenolepis isolate QCI-W04-F060 chromosome 19, HSTE1.2, whole genome shotgun sequence genome encodes:
- the LOC118098573 gene encoding glycine--tRNA ligase-like; protein product: MEQVLAPLREAVREQGDLVHQLKVKGASEQEVNKAVAELKARKKNLEAKELALQPKEDVVDRVKMEDTLKRRFFYDQAFAIYGGVSGLYDFGPVGCALKNNILQAWRQHFIQEEQILEIDCTMLTPEPVLKTSGHVDKFADYMVKDAKTGECYRADHLLKAHLKKLMSDEKCSQEEANQMEDVITQMDNYTQQELADLFLKYYVKSPSTGNDLTPPTSFNLMFKTSIGPGGNTPGYLRPETAQGMFLNFKRLLEFNQGKLPFGAAQIGNSFRNEISPRSGLIRVREFTMAEIEHFVDPNEKIHPKFSNVADLEILLFSSKAQTSGQPAGVMRLGDAVEQGVINNSVLGYFIGRIYLYLLKVGLSKDKVRFRQHMENEMAHYACDCWDAESLTSYGWIEIVGCADRSCYDLSCHTRATKVPLVAEKPLKEPKVVNVVQFEPIKGAIGMAFKKDAKLVLDFLAVCDECYITDQEKLLTDSGEFKIETEGKTFKLTKDMVSVKRFQKTLHVEEIVPNVIEPSFGIGRIMYCIFEHSFHIRQGDDQRTYFSFPAPVAPYKCSILPLSQNQEFMPFVSQLSETMTKFGLTHKVDDSSGSIGRRYARSDEIGVAFGITIDFDTVNKTPHTATLRDRDCMRQIRAEVSELPGMVRDLALGTLTWAEVESKYPLFEGQETSKKE